In Streptomyces sp. NBC_00878, a single window of DNA contains:
- a CDS encoding GntR family transcriptional regulator: MTASLRKRDRIREHLIALIESRAVGQAIPAERQIAAELSVSRPTLRSVVDELIADGWLIREHGRGVFVAAPKIAQRVLGGSADGGATYPPAPGTWTSRILNHSVVPAGQAIGSRLRTDAATPILRIARQRLVDATPIAVETIHLLHALVPDLDPADLESGSLYALLRSRYGVVPTEAEQRNEAAAADSMQAALLGIGEGAPVLTLERVTTDQEGRAFEFTRAAYRSDRYCLVSRLTLTDTSGSPRLVQTQP; encoded by the coding sequence ATGACGGCCAGCCTCAGAAAACGTGACCGGATCCGGGAGCATCTGATCGCGCTGATCGAGTCGCGGGCCGTCGGCCAGGCCATCCCCGCCGAACGACAGATCGCCGCTGAACTCTCGGTGTCCCGGCCGACGCTGCGCTCCGTCGTCGACGAACTCATCGCCGACGGCTGGCTGATCCGTGAGCACGGCCGGGGCGTCTTCGTGGCGGCACCGAAGATCGCACAACGGGTGTTGGGTGGCTCGGCCGACGGCGGAGCCACCTATCCCCCCGCCCCCGGCACGTGGACCAGCCGCATCCTCAACCACTCGGTCGTGCCGGCCGGGCAGGCCATCGGCAGCCGACTGCGTACGGACGCGGCAACGCCGATCCTGCGCATCGCACGCCAGCGCCTGGTCGATGCCACTCCGATCGCCGTGGAGACCATCCACCTCCTGCACGCCCTGGTCCCCGATCTCGACCCGGCGGACCTGGAATCCGGTTCGCTCTACGCCTTGCTCCGCTCCCGCTACGGCGTCGTACCGACCGAGGCGGAGCAGCGCAACGAGGCGGCCGCGGCCGACAGCATGCAGGCCGCGCTCCTCGGAATCGGCGAGGGCGCTCCCGTCCTCACCCTGGAACGCGTCACGACCGACCAGGAGGGCCGCGCCTTCGAGTTCACCCGCGCCGCCTACCGCAGCGACCGCTACTGCCTGGTGTCCCGCCTCACGCTCACCGACACCTCGGGGTCGCCGCGTCTCGTCCAGACCCAGCCCTGA
- a CDS encoding ABC transporter substrate-binding protein, with protein sequence MKLTRVAVVALAALLGTACTPGGPGDESAQDDKGPVTITFWHPLKDPNEVKAVRAALDKFEAAHPGTTVKAVPAQDADKITQSVRGGNPPDVALSFNAEKVGAWCSTGAFQDLGPRIARDNVDLKQIPAAVRAYTEFRGKRCTMPLLADTFALYYNKDLLKKAGYDAPPKTMTELARMTKKLSQVGPDGRIKVAGFMPFLGTYQSVAEHFTPSYGAKWLKPDGTANFADDPGFAAMLNWQKDLVDWYGADNLTRFKAGLGDEWSAQHAFETGKLAMIVDGEWRTSFIKNNGDKVNYGTAPMPVADDKPDLYGSGAIGGNVIGIPKGAKHSEAAWKLVKFLSTDTDALVTFADALHNVPTTLAALKSPNLKLAKDPRFKPFLDVFAHPSSSSLPASGDAGAYLTNFGLFADKWQKGKVPDLDKALRELARQNDAALKLGS encoded by the coding sequence ATGAAACTGACCCGAGTCGCGGTGGTCGCCTTGGCGGCCCTGCTCGGCACTGCCTGTACCCCCGGTGGGCCCGGCGACGAATCGGCCCAGGACGACAAGGGGCCGGTGACCATCACCTTCTGGCACCCCCTGAAGGACCCCAACGAGGTCAAGGCGGTCCGGGCCGCCCTGGACAAGTTCGAGGCGGCGCACCCCGGCACCACCGTCAAGGCCGTGCCCGCCCAGGACGCCGACAAGATCACCCAGTCGGTGCGCGGCGGCAATCCGCCGGACGTCGCGCTCTCGTTCAACGCCGAAAAGGTCGGCGCCTGGTGTTCCACCGGCGCCTTTCAGGACCTCGGACCGCGCATCGCCCGCGACAACGTCGACCTGAAGCAGATCCCGGCCGCCGTCCGCGCGTACACCGAGTTCCGCGGCAAGCGGTGCACCATGCCGCTCCTCGCCGACACCTTCGCCCTCTACTACAACAAGGACCTGCTGAAGAAGGCCGGTTACGACGCACCGCCCAAGACGATGACCGAACTGGCGCGGATGACGAAGAAGCTCAGCCAGGTCGGCCCGGACGGCAGGATCAAGGTGGCCGGGTTCATGCCGTTCCTGGGCACCTACCAGTCGGTGGCCGAGCACTTCACCCCGAGCTACGGCGCCAAGTGGCTCAAGCCCGACGGCACCGCCAACTTCGCCGACGACCCCGGATTCGCCGCCATGCTCAACTGGCAGAAGGACCTGGTCGATTGGTACGGCGCCGACAACCTCACCCGGTTCAAGGCCGGGCTCGGCGACGAATGGTCCGCTCAACACGCCTTCGAAACCGGCAAGCTCGCCATGATCGTGGACGGCGAGTGGCGCACCTCGTTCATCAAGAACAACGGCGACAAGGTGAACTACGGCACCGCGCCGATGCCCGTCGCCGACGACAAGCCGGATCTGTACGGCTCCGGCGCCATCGGCGGCAACGTCATCGGCATCCCCAAGGGCGCCAAGCACTCCGAAGCCGCCTGGAAGCTGGTGAAGTTCCTGTCCACGGACACCGACGCGCTCGTCACCTTCGCCGACGCCCTGCACAACGTGCCCACCACCCTGGCCGCCCTCAAGTCACCGAACCTGAAGCTGGCCAAGGACCCGCGGTTCAAGCCGTTCCTGGATGTGTTCGCCCACCCCAGCAGCTCTTCGCTCCCGGCCTCCGGCGACGCGGGGGCGTATCTGACCAACTTCGGGCTGTTCGCCGACAAATGGCAGAAGGGCAAGGTGCCCGACCTCGACAAGGCACTGCGCGAGCTCGCCCGGCAGAACGACGCCGCGCTGAAGCTGGGCTCGTAG
- a CDS encoding carbohydrate ABC transporter permease produces MNRGLIWIARHSLALALAAGFVLPMVFIVLTAVMPEQQTMTGDLWPTSWQWSNLGEVFDRAPLLTWLRNTVVYASLITAFTLVSSVPAAYALARYRFRGRNAAFLLVIATMLLPPQVLIVPMYVVWADLGLTGSIWPLVLPTLFGDAFAIFLFRQFLLTIPQEYADAARIDGCGELRVLLKVVLPMLKPAIAAVGLFSFFYAWNDYYGPLVYLSERPEHWTLSLGLASFKTVHAVQWNLTMAATLIVMAPLIIIFFFAQKAFIEGVTLTGVKG; encoded by the coding sequence ATGAACCGCGGCCTGATCTGGATCGCCCGCCACTCGCTGGCACTCGCGCTAGCCGCGGGGTTCGTGCTGCCGATGGTGTTCATCGTGCTGACCGCGGTCATGCCCGAGCAGCAGACGATGACCGGCGACCTGTGGCCCACCTCCTGGCAGTGGTCCAACCTCGGCGAGGTCTTCGACCGGGCACCGCTGCTGACCTGGCTGCGCAACACGGTCGTCTACGCCTCGCTGATCACGGCCTTCACCCTGGTGTCCTCGGTACCGGCGGCCTACGCGCTGGCGCGCTACCGCTTCCGCGGCCGCAACGCCGCGTTCCTCCTGGTGATCGCGACCATGCTGCTGCCGCCGCAGGTGCTGATCGTCCCGATGTACGTCGTCTGGGCCGACCTCGGCCTGACGGGCAGCATCTGGCCCCTGGTCCTGCCCACGCTGTTCGGCGACGCGTTCGCGATCTTCCTGTTCCGCCAGTTCCTCCTGACCATCCCTCAGGAGTACGCGGACGCGGCACGCATCGACGGGTGCGGAGAGCTCAGAGTGCTGCTCAAAGTGGTCCTGCCGATGCTGAAGCCGGCCATCGCCGCGGTCGGCCTGTTCTCCTTCTTCTACGCCTGGAACGACTACTACGGGCCGCTGGTCTACCTGAGCGAGCGGCCCGAGCACTGGACGCTCTCGCTGGGACTCGCGTCGTTCAAGACCGTCCACGCCGTCCAGTGGAACCTCACCATGGCGGCCACGCTGATCGTCATGGCACCGCTGATCATCATCTTCTTCTTCGCCCAGAAAGCCTTCATCGAGGGCGTCACACTGACAGGAGTCAAGGGTTGA
- a CDS encoding N-acetylglucosamine kinase has protein sequence MRTVLAVDGGNSKTAVALLTEDGSVLATGRSGGFRPHGEGIGTAVDRIENALGRVPHVDHVSACLAGADFPFEEQALTAEIVRRGYSNDVTVVNDTFALLRAGATTGVGVAVVCGAGLNAVGVAPDGRVARFPALGRISGDWGGGVDLSHEALWHAVRAEDGRGPATTLLDAVCTCFATHTAEEVVLALHTGALPADRLHDLVPPLLRAAAGGDPVAYSVVDRQAAEIAAMGIVALRRLDLIGTPAEVVLGGGVIAAREPLLSALLEERFAERAPLAKLLITEAPPIVGAALLGLDRLAAPDSAARRLRSALAH, from the coding sequence GTGAGGACGGTTCTCGCGGTCGACGGCGGGAACAGCAAGACCGCCGTCGCACTGCTGACCGAGGACGGCTCGGTGCTGGCGACCGGCCGGAGCGGCGGCTTTCGGCCGCACGGCGAGGGAATCGGCACGGCAGTCGACCGCATCGAGAACGCCCTCGGCCGCGTCCCGCATGTCGACCATGTCTCGGCATGCCTGGCCGGGGCGGACTTCCCCTTCGAGGAACAGGCCCTGACAGCGGAGATCGTCCGGCGCGGTTACAGCAACGACGTGACCGTCGTCAACGACACCTTCGCGCTGCTCAGAGCAGGGGCAACCACGGGTGTCGGGGTCGCCGTGGTATGCGGCGCCGGGCTGAACGCGGTCGGAGTGGCGCCGGACGGCAGGGTCGCCCGGTTCCCGGCCCTCGGCCGGATCAGCGGCGACTGGGGCGGTGGAGTCGACCTCTCCCACGAAGCCCTGTGGCACGCGGTCCGCGCCGAGGACGGGCGCGGCCCGGCCACGACCCTGCTGGACGCCGTGTGTACGTGCTTCGCCACTCATACGGCCGAGGAGGTCGTCCTGGCCCTGCACACCGGCGCGTTGCCGGCCGACCGCCTGCACGACCTGGTCCCCCCGCTGCTGCGCGCGGCAGCGGGGGGCGACCCGGTCGCGTACTCCGTCGTCGACCGGCAGGCCGCCGAGATAGCCGCGATGGGCATCGTGGCACTGCGCCGCCTCGACCTGATCGGGACACCGGCCGAGGTCGTCCTCGGCGGCGGCGTGATCGCCGCGCGGGAGCCGTTGCTCAGCGCCCTTCTGGAGGAGCGGTTCGCCGAGCGGGCACCGCTGGCCAAGCTGCTCATCACCGAAGCCCCGCCGATCGTGGGCGCGGCCCTGCTCGGCCTCGACCGGTTGGCCGCTCCGGACTCCGCGGCACGGCGGCTGCGCTCGGCCCTGGCCCACTGA
- the argJ gene encoding bifunctional glutamate N-acetyltransferase/amino-acid acetyltransferase ArgJ, producing the protein MSVTAAKGFTASGIAAGIKENGNPDLALVVNNGPRLAAAGVFTSNRVKAAPVLWSEQVLKGGQVSAVILNSGGANACTGPKGFQDTHATAEKVAEVLGQNAGEVAVASTGLIGLLLPMDKLLPGVEQAAAQLSEHGGEKAAIAIKTTDSVHKTSVAEGDGWTVGGMAKGAGMLAPGLATMLVVLTTDADVESDALDKALRAATRTTFDRVDSDGCMSTNDTVLLLASGASQVAPDYAEFAEAVRKVCDDLGQQLIRDAEGASKDIKVEVVNAASEDDAVEVGRSIARNNLLKCAIHGEDPNWGRVLSAIGTTRAAFEPDQLNVAINGVWVCKNGGVGEDRDKVDMRYREVHIVADLAAGAETATIWTNDLTADYVHENSAYSS; encoded by the coding sequence GTGAGTGTCACCGCCGCCAAGGGGTTCACCGCTTCCGGCATCGCCGCCGGAATCAAGGAGAACGGCAACCCGGACCTCGCCCTCGTGGTCAACAACGGGCCCCGCCTCGCCGCCGCGGGCGTCTTCACCTCCAACCGCGTGAAGGCCGCGCCCGTCCTGTGGTCCGAGCAGGTCCTGAAGGGCGGTCAGGTCTCCGCCGTGATCCTCAACTCCGGTGGCGCCAACGCCTGTACGGGACCCAAGGGCTTCCAGGACACGCACGCGACCGCCGAGAAGGTCGCCGAGGTCCTCGGGCAGAACGCCGGCGAGGTCGCCGTCGCGTCGACCGGGCTCATCGGCCTGCTGCTCCCGATGGACAAGCTCCTGCCGGGAGTTGAGCAGGCCGCCGCCCAACTCTCCGAGCACGGCGGCGAGAAGGCCGCCATCGCCATCAAGACCACCGACTCCGTCCACAAGACCTCGGTCGCCGAGGGGGACGGCTGGACCGTCGGTGGCATGGCCAAGGGTGCGGGCATGCTCGCCCCCGGCCTCGCCACGATGCTGGTCGTCCTCACCACGGACGCCGACGTCGAGAGCGATGCGCTGGACAAGGCCCTGCGCGCCGCCACCCGTACGACCTTCGACCGGGTCGACTCCGACGGCTGCATGTCGACCAACGACACCGTGCTGCTGCTCGCCTCCGGAGCCTCCCAAGTCGCCCCGGACTACGCGGAGTTCGCCGAGGCCGTACGCAAGGTCTGTGACGATCTCGGCCAGCAGCTCATCCGGGACGCCGAGGGCGCGAGCAAGGACATCAAGGTCGAGGTGGTCAACGCCGCGAGCGAGGACGACGCCGTCGAGGTGGGCCGCTCCATCGCCCGCAACAACCTCCTCAAGTGCGCGATCCACGGCGAGGATCCCAACTGGGGCCGCGTGCTCTCCGCCATCGGCACGACCCGAGCCGCCTTCGAGCCCGACCAGTTGAACGTCGCCATCAACGGCGTCTGGGTCTGCAAGAACGGCGGCGTCGGCGAGGACCGCGACAAGGTCGACATGCGCTACCGCGAGGTCCACATCGTCGCCGACCTCGCCGCGGGCGCCGAGACCGCCACCATCTGGACCAACGACCTCACTGCCGACTACGTCCACGAGAACAGCGCGTACTCATCATGA
- a CDS encoding 6-phospho-beta-glucosidase, whose translation MKIAVVGGGSTYTPELIDGFARLRDELPLTEIVLIDPDTPRLELVAAMARRMLARVGHPARVVATDSIEQVAGASAVLLQIRVGGQAARNSDETLPLECGCVGQETTGAGGLAKALRTVPVVLDIAEQVRRYAPDAWIVDFTNPVGIVTRALLDAGHKAVGLCNVAIGFQRRFAGFLGVDPSRISLGHVGLNHLTWIREVHLDGADVLPAVLEKHEPELADRVGLPAGLLRRLGIVPSYYLRFFYIHDRVVDEQRGSLSRAAAVAEMETKLLELYADPSVDTKPALLEERGGAYYSEAAVALIVSLLDDRGDVQVVNLRNNGTLPFLPDEAVIEVPATITAQGPRPVPVAPVSPLLAGLISHVSAYETLAVEAALHGGRDRVFDALLAHPLIGQVPQAAELTRILVEAEHAHLAWTT comes from the coding sequence TTGAAAATCGCCGTGGTCGGAGGGGGCTCCACCTACACCCCCGAGCTCATCGACGGATTCGCGCGACTGCGCGACGAACTCCCCCTCACCGAAATCGTATTGATCGACCCCGATACCCCGCGCCTCGAACTGGTCGCCGCCATGGCCCGGCGCATGCTGGCCCGAGTCGGCCATCCGGCCCGGGTCGTGGCCACCGACAGCATCGAACAAGTCGCCGGTGCTTCAGCGGTGTTGCTGCAAATACGCGTCGGAGGACAGGCCGCACGCAACTCCGACGAGACACTGCCGCTGGAATGCGGCTGCGTCGGACAGGAGACCACCGGGGCCGGCGGGCTGGCCAAGGCCCTGCGTACCGTCCCCGTGGTCCTCGACATCGCCGAGCAGGTCCGGCGGTACGCCCCGGACGCGTGGATCGTCGACTTCACCAATCCGGTCGGCATCGTGACCCGGGCTCTGCTCGACGCGGGGCACAAGGCGGTCGGACTGTGCAACGTCGCGATCGGCTTCCAGCGCCGCTTCGCGGGCTTCCTCGGCGTCGACCCCTCCAGGATCTCCCTCGGCCATGTCGGCCTCAACCACCTGACCTGGATCCGCGAGGTCCACCTCGACGGCGCCGACGTGCTGCCTGCCGTGCTGGAGAAGCACGAGCCGGAACTCGCCGACCGAGTCGGCCTCCCCGCCGGACTGCTCCGCCGGCTCGGCATCGTCCCGTCGTACTACCTGCGCTTCTTCTACATCCACGACCGAGTGGTGGACGAGCAGCGCGGATCCCTCTCCCGCGCGGCAGCCGTCGCCGAGATGGAGACCAAGCTGCTGGAGCTGTACGCCGACCCGTCTGTGGACACCAAGCCGGCTCTCCTGGAGGAGCGCGGCGGGGCGTACTACTCCGAGGCCGCGGTGGCCCTCATCGTCTCGCTCCTCGACGACCGGGGAGACGTACAGGTGGTGAACCTCCGCAACAACGGCACCCTGCCCTTCCTTCCCGACGAGGCGGTCATCGAAGTCCCGGCGACCATCACCGCGCAAGGCCCCCGGCCCGTACCCGTGGCGCCGGTGTCCCCGCTGCTCGCCGGACTGATCTCCCACGTGTCGGCGTACGAGACGCTCGCCGTGGAGGCCGCACTGCACGGCGGCCGGGACCGGGTCTTCGACGCGCTGCTCGCCCATCCGCTGATCGGCCAGGTGCCACAGGCCGCCGAGCTCACCCGGATCCTCGTCGAGGCGGAACACGCCCACCTGGCGTGGACGACGTGA
- a CDS encoding Rieske 2Fe-2S domain-containing protein, protein MRIRRSHDNLSGLPRDPRADEYPMPSVPSGWYAVLRSAELRPGKVVNLHYFGRALVAFRGADGRPAVRDAHCPHYGAHLGVGGKVVDGTVVCPFHGWRFDADGRCVKAPFAERTPKVSLGGFPVREHSGLVFVHTGPGEPSWEVPEIPEAGSGDFAKPIDDTCRARIHIQEMRENIVDESHFHFIHGQSEPPVQDLRTDGPFAEVRGRIRRRVLGRDIDNTFDAFMYGPGVMVVRAHGPVLSVTAVALTTPVDDRTSEMRMLYYVRKPSLVPFLTPVLKAVFRREALGEVREEVRIWDHKIHRARPVLLPHEKGIKALRRWYAQFYPAEVPPAVPPEVPPAVLPEVPVEVRAEVLPAVPVERPRGLAPSAEFEPPMRMRGN, encoded by the coding sequence ATGCGGATTCGGCGTAGTCATGACAACCTCTCCGGTCTGCCTCGTGATCCACGAGCCGACGAGTATCCGATGCCCTCCGTCCCTTCCGGGTGGTACGCCGTCCTTCGGAGCGCCGAACTGCGACCGGGCAAGGTCGTCAACCTGCACTACTTCGGACGTGCCCTCGTCGCCTTCCGCGGAGCGGACGGACGGCCGGCGGTGCGTGACGCGCACTGCCCGCACTACGGCGCGCATCTGGGGGTCGGCGGGAAGGTCGTCGACGGCACGGTGGTGTGTCCGTTCCACGGGTGGCGGTTCGACGCGGACGGCCGGTGTGTGAAGGCTCCCTTCGCGGAGCGGACCCCCAAGGTGTCCCTCGGCGGCTTCCCGGTGCGTGAGCACAGCGGGCTCGTCTTCGTCCACACCGGGCCGGGGGAGCCCTCGTGGGAGGTGCCGGAGATCCCGGAGGCCGGATCCGGGGACTTCGCCAAGCCGATCGACGACACCTGCCGGGCGCGCATCCACATCCAGGAGATGCGCGAGAACATCGTGGACGAGTCCCACTTCCACTTCATCCACGGCCAGAGCGAACCGCCCGTCCAGGACCTGCGGACGGACGGCCCCTTCGCCGAGGTCCGCGGCCGGATCCGCCGACGCGTGCTCGGCCGGGACATCGACAACACCTTCGACGCGTTCATGTACGGCCCGGGTGTCATGGTGGTCCGCGCCCACGGTCCCGTCCTGTCGGTGACCGCCGTCGCCCTCACCACTCCCGTCGACGACCGCACCAGCGAGATGCGGATGCTCTACTACGTCCGCAAGCCGTCCCTGGTCCCGTTCCTGACACCCGTGCTCAAGGCGGTCTTCCGCAGGGAGGCCCTGGGGGAGGTGCGCGAGGAGGTCCGGATCTGGGACCACAAGATCCACCGGGCGCGCCCGGTCCTCCTGCCCCACGAGAAGGGCATCAAGGCGCTGCGCCGCTGGTACGCGCAGTTCTATCCGGCCGAGGTTCCGCCTGCGGTTCCGCCCGAGGTTCCGCCTGCGGTCCTGCCCGAGGTGCCGGTCGAGGTCCGGGCCGAGGTTTTGCCCGCGGTTCCGGTCGAGCGACCGCGTGGCCTCGCCCCGAGTGCCGAGTTCGAGCCCCCGATGCGGATGAGGGGCAACTGA
- the argC gene encoding N-acetyl-gamma-glutamyl-phosphate reductase, with amino-acid sequence MAVRAAVAGASGYAGGELLRLLLAHPEIEIGALTGNSNAGQRLGALQPHLLPLADHVLQETTSEVLAGHDVVFLALPHGQSAAVAEQLGPDVLVVDMGADFRLKDAADWERFYGSAHAGTWPYGLPELPGARAALEGSKRIAVPGCYPTAVSLALFPAYAASLAEPEAVIVAASGTSGAGKSPKAHLLGSEVMGSMSPYGVGGVHRHTPEMIQNLGAAAGEPVTVSFTPTLAPMPRGILATCTAKARAGVTAESVRAAYEKAYADEPFTHLLPEGQWPATASVYGSNAVQVQVAFDAAAHRIIAISAIDNLTKGTAGGAVQSMNIALGLDEATGLSTIGVAP; translated from the coding sequence ATGGCGGTACGTGCGGCAGTGGCCGGAGCGAGTGGGTACGCGGGCGGGGAGCTGCTGCGTCTGCTCCTGGCGCACCCCGAGATCGAGATCGGCGCTCTGACCGGAAACTCCAACGCGGGGCAGCGGCTTGGTGCGCTGCAACCGCATCTGCTGCCGCTGGCCGACCACGTACTTCAGGAGACCACATCCGAGGTCCTCGCGGGGCACGATGTCGTCTTTCTGGCGTTGCCGCACGGACAGTCCGCCGCCGTCGCCGAGCAACTCGGGCCTGACGTACTGGTCGTCGACATGGGGGCCGACTTCCGGCTGAAGGACGCGGCCGACTGGGAGCGGTTCTACGGTTCGGCGCACGCCGGGACCTGGCCGTACGGCCTCCCCGAACTGCCGGGCGCCCGCGCTGCGCTGGAGGGGTCCAAGCGCATCGCGGTGCCCGGTTGCTATCCGACGGCCGTCTCGCTCGCGCTCTTCCCTGCGTACGCCGCCTCTCTCGCCGAGCCCGAGGCCGTGATCGTCGCCGCCTCCGGGACCTCCGGAGCGGGCAAGTCGCCCAAGGCGCATCTGCTGGGCAGCGAGGTCATGGGCTCCATGTCCCCGTACGGCGTCGGCGGCGTCCACCGGCACACCCCCGAGATGATCCAGAACCTCGGCGCCGCCGCGGGCGAGCCCGTCACCGTCTCCTTCACTCCGACCCTCGCCCCGATGCCCCGCGGGATCCTCGCCACCTGTACGGCGAAGGCCCGCGCGGGCGTCACCGCCGAGTCCGTACGGGCCGCGTACGAGAAGGCCTACGCCGACGAGCCGTTCACGCACCTGCTGCCCGAGGGGCAGTGGCCCGCGACCGCGTCCGTCTACGGTTCCAACGCCGTTCAGGTGCAGGTCGCGTTCGACGCGGCAGCGCACCGGATCATCGCGATCAGCGCCATCGACAACCTCACCAAGGGCACCGCGGGCGGTGCCGTCCAGAGCATGAACATCGCCCTCGGGCTCGACGAGGCCACCGGCCTTTCCACGATCGGAGTCGCACCGTGA
- a CDS encoding carbohydrate ABC transporter permease, whose translation MTATLTRRAPARWKVVPRRRDRRAPLFFLAPWLIGLIAFFGYPLVMTVYLSFTSYTMLDQPKAVGFRNYAYLLTEDPFLWQAVRNTGWFLVVMVPTQVLFALGAAMVLTRIRSGAGIFRTLFFLPSLAPPVAATVAFVFLFNPATGPVNQALGLLGIEGPLWFSDPGWAKPGLVLLALWGSGNLVVILLAALLDVPAELKEAAAIDGANGRQAFRHVTVPTISPVLLFAVVTGMIAALQYFTQAVVAGSVASGSADITPSAQSPGPPEGSTLTLPYWLFVQGFQRFNMGYACALAVLLFVVSMAFISLLLHRRSGFSGGTA comes from the coding sequence ATGACCGCCACCCTCACGCGCCGGGCTCCTGCCCGGTGGAAGGTCGTCCCGCGCAGGCGCGACCGCCGGGCACCGCTGTTCTTCCTCGCACCGTGGCTGATCGGCCTCATCGCCTTCTTCGGCTATCCGCTCGTGATGACGGTCTATCTGTCCTTCACCAGCTACACGATGCTCGACCAGCCCAAAGCCGTCGGATTCCGCAACTACGCCTACCTGCTGACCGAGGACCCCTTCCTGTGGCAGGCCGTCCGCAACACCGGCTGGTTCCTCGTGGTCATGGTCCCCACCCAGGTGCTCTTCGCACTCGGCGCGGCCATGGTGCTGACCCGCATCAGATCCGGCGCGGGCATCTTCCGCACCCTGTTCTTCCTGCCCTCCCTCGCCCCGCCGGTCGCCGCGACCGTGGCCTTCGTCTTCCTGTTCAACCCGGCCACCGGACCGGTCAACCAGGCCCTCGGACTGCTCGGCATCGAAGGCCCCCTGTGGTTCTCCGATCCGGGCTGGGCCAAGCCCGGCCTCGTCCTGCTCGCCCTGTGGGGCAGCGGCAACCTGGTCGTCATCCTGCTCGCCGCACTGCTCGACGTACCGGCCGAACTGAAAGAGGCCGCCGCCATCGACGGCGCCAACGGCCGGCAGGCGTTCCGGCACGTGACCGTCCCGACCATCTCGCCCGTCCTGCTGTTCGCCGTCGTCACCGGAATGATCGCCGCACTGCAGTACTTCACCCAGGCGGTGGTGGCGGGGTCGGTGGCCAGCGGCAGCGCCGACATCACCCCCTCCGCCCAGTCGCCCGGACCACCGGAGGGCTCCACGCTCACCCTGCCCTACTGGCTCTTCGTCCAGGGCTTCCAGCGGTTCAACATGGGCTACGCCTGCGCGCTCGCCGTCCTGCTGTTCGTGGTCTCGATGGCCTTCATCTCCCTGCTCCTGCACCGTCGTTCGGGATTCTCGGGGGGTACGGCATGA
- a CDS encoding glycoside hydrolase family 16 protein: protein MRRTTGRAAAAALALALSTFALPSALALTPRTESSAAVDGTSATRRAGTESRDAERTTAGSATAAADWELTWRDEFNQARGTKPDPAKWVHDRGGEPQWGNEEWQYYTDRKENVSQDGNGNLAISARRERLPGMENCPYGPCDVTSGRITTLGKFEQEYGRFEAKIKVPAGQGLWPAFWMMGNDIDSTGWPGNGEIDVMEIVGNEPSTLYGTIHGEGYSGENGPSGSVQRPGGGKFADAFHLFSVDWAPDEIVWRLDGVQYFKVTKDDIPAGSRWAFDHPFYLLLNLAVGGIWPGPPDSSTQFPATLLVDYVRVYTKA from the coding sequence ATGAGGCGCACCACCGGCCGCGCTGCAGCCGCCGCCCTCGCGCTGGCCTTGAGCACGTTCGCACTCCCCTCCGCGCTGGCCCTGACCCCGCGGACCGAGTCCTCCGCGGCCGTCGACGGCACGTCGGCCACCCGCCGGGCCGGCACCGAGAGCCGTGACGCGGAACGGACAACCGCAGGCAGCGCCACCGCTGCTGCCGACTGGGAACTGACCTGGCGGGACGAGTTCAACCAGGCCCGGGGCACCAAGCCCGATCCCGCCAAGTGGGTCCACGACCGGGGCGGCGAGCCTCAGTGGGGCAATGAGGAATGGCAGTACTACACCGACCGGAAGGAGAACGTCTCCCAGGACGGCAACGGCAACCTGGCCATCTCGGCGCGCCGCGAGAGGCTGCCCGGAATGGAGAACTGCCCGTACGGCCCGTGCGACGTGACCTCCGGACGGATCACCACACTCGGCAAGTTCGAGCAGGAGTACGGCCGGTTCGAGGCGAAGATCAAGGTCCCGGCCGGGCAGGGCCTGTGGCCGGCGTTCTGGATGATGGGCAACGACATCGACTCCACCGGCTGGCCCGGCAACGGCGAGATCGACGTCATGGAGATCGTCGGCAACGAGCCGAGCACCCTGTACGGCACCATCCACGGCGAAGGCTACTCGGGCGAGAACGGGCCCAGCGGCTCCGTGCAGCGCCCCGGTGGCGGCAAGTTCGCCGACGCCTTCCACCTGTTCTCGGTGGACTGGGCGCCCGACGAGATCGTCTGGCGGCTCGATGGCGTGCAGTACTTCAAGGTGACCAAGGACGACATACCCGCCGGTTCACGCTGGGCGTTCGACCACCCCTTCTACCTGCTGCTCAACCTCGCCGTCGGCGGGATCTGGCCGGGTCCGCCGGATAGCAGCACCCAGTTCCCGGCTACGCTGCTGGTGGATTACGTGCGCGTTTACACCAAGGCGTAG